Genomic window (Streptomyces sp. RerS4):
GGCGGGCTCGGGGGCTCGGGGCGGGCTCGGGGTCTCGGGGCTCATACCGAGAGCGCGTCTCCGCACAGGACGAGGGCGGTGTTGATGAGGCCGATGTGGCTGAACGCCTGTGGGAAGTTGCCGAGTTGGCGGCGGGCGACGGGGTCGTACTCCTCGGCGAGCAGGCCCACGTCGCTGCGCATGTCGAGCAGCCTCTCGAAGAGTTCCCGGGCCTCCTTCTCCCGACCCGTCAGGTGGAGGGCGTCGGCCAGCCAGAAGGAGCAGGCCAGGAAAGCGCCCTCGTCGCCCGGCAGGCCGTCCACGGACACGCCTTCGGTGCTGTAGCGGCGTACGAGGCCGCTGCTGCCGAGTTCCTCGCGGACGGCGTCGACGGTGCCGATGACGCGCGGGTCGTCGGGGGGCAGGAAGCCGACCCGGGGGATGAGCAGGGTGGCGGCGTCGAGCTCGCGCGAGCCGTAGTACTGGGTGAAGGTGCCGCGCTCGCGGTCGTAGGCGTTGTCGCAGACCTCGCGGTGGACGGCGTCGCGCATGCTGCGCCAGCGGTCGACGTCGCCGGGCAGGGAGGGGTTGCCCTCCAGGGTGCGGACGGCGCGGTCGGCGGCGACCCAGGCCATCACCTTGGAGTGCGTGAAGTGGCGGCGGGGACCGCGTACCTCCCACAGCCCCTCGTCGGGTCGGTGCCAGTTGCGCTCCAGGAAGTCGAGGAGGGCCAGTTGGATCCGCCAGGCGTGCAGCTCGGCGGGCAGCCCGTTGTTGCGGGCGAGGTGGAGGGAGTCGAGGACTTCCCCGTACACGTCGAGCTGGAGTTGGTCGACGGCCGCGTTGCCGATGCGGACGGGTGCGGAGGCGGCGTAGCCGCGCAGCCAGGGCAGTTCGGTCTCGGGGATCCGGCGTTCGCCCGCGATCCCGTACATGATCTGGAGGTCGGCCGGGTCGCCGGCGACGGCGCGCAGCAGCCAGGCCCGCCAGGCGCGGGCCTCGTCGAGGTAGCCGGTGGCGAGGAGCGCGTCGAGGGTGAGGGTGGAGTCGCGCAGCCAGCAGAAACGGTAATCCCAATTGCGGACGCCGCCGATCTCCTCGGGGAGGGAGGTCGTGGCGGCGGCGACGATGCCGCCGGTGGGGGCGTAGGTGAGGGCCTTGAGGGTGATCAGGGAGCGCAGTACGGCCTCCCGGTACGGGCCGTCGTAGCAGCACCGGCCGCTCCACTCCCGCCAGTCGGCGAGGCTCTGCTCCAACGCGTCGTACGGGTCCCCGGGCTCGGGGCGCGGCTCGTGCGAGGGGTGCCAGGTCAGGGCGAACGCCACCCGCTCACCGGGGCCGACGCTGAACTCGGAGCGGGTGCTGTGGCCCACGCCCCAGGTGCGGACGCTGGGCACGCTGCGAAACCACGCCGAGTCGGGCCCGGCGACGGCCACCCGGTCGCCCTCGCTGCGCCGGACCCAGGGGACGACGTGACCGTAGTCGAAGCGCAGGCGCAGCGTGCTGCGGACGGCGACCCGGCCGGAGACGCCCTCGACGATGCGCATGACCTCGGGGGCGGTCTCGCGCTGCGGCATGAAGTCGATGACCTTGAAGGCGCCGTCCGGGGTCTCCCAGTGGGACTCCAGGACCAGCGAGTCGTCGAGGTAGGCGCGGCGGGTGCAACGGTCGCCGTCGGCGGAGGCGGTGGGGGCGATGCGCCAGTGGCCGTTGTCCTTGTCACCGAGGAGCGCGGCGAAACATGCCGCCGAGTCGAAGCGGGGCAGGCACAACCAGTCGATGGACCCGTCGCGCCCGACGAGGGCGCAGGTCATGAGGTCGCCGATGAGTGCGTAGTCTTCGATCGCCTGGGTGAAATGCGTCATCCATCCGCTGTTCCCCCATTCCCGAACCACCAATCAGCCACCGCTGGGGGGCGTGGGTCCCGCGTACGGACGGCGCCCCGCCCACCCGCCCATCCCCGCGGATGCGGGGAGCAACAGAAGGTACCGTCACCCTCAACCCAAACCGCAGGACCATCCCCGCGCGGTGCGGGGAGGAATCACCGCCCGAGAGGAGTTCGACTCCCGATTCGGGGCCGTCCCCGCAGCGCGGGGAGCATCCGATCCCGGACGGACTCGTGATCGACCACCTGGGGTCATCCCCGCGGATGCGGGGAGCAACCCCACCGAGGTACCCGAGTCACCGCCAGGCTCGGAGTCGGGGAGCAGTCGGCCAGGGCGGCCCGGTACGGGTAGCCATTGGGGTCATCCCCGCGGGTGCGGGGAGCAGTGGAGCAGTACGGCGACGCCATCGTCGCCATGGGGGTCATCCCCGCGGGTGCGGGGAGCAGCCCGTGAGGGCTTCGGCTATCTGTCGGGGTGCGGGGTCATCCCCGCGGGTGCGGGGAGCAGTGCGAGCGGCAGGTACTCGGCGCCGATCTTGAGGGGTCATCCCCGCGGGTGCGGGGAGCAGGACCTCGACCTGGCCGGCGTCCTCGCCGACGTGGGGTCATCCCCGCGGGTGCGGGGAGCAGTTGGCCCGGTTCATGTAGAGCCGGTAGGCCTGGGGGTCATCCCCGCGGGTGCGGGGAGCAGCGGAGGACGGTACGCAGCGACGGTACCGCGTGGGGGTCATCCCCGCGGGTGCGGGGAGCAGTCCGCTCGACGTCGCGCCGCCGACTCCTTCCTGGGGTCATCCCCGCGGGTGCGGGGAGCAGGCTTGCTGGCCAGCGACTCTATGCGAGTACTGGGGGGCTTCTGGCTACTTTCGCCGAATCCGGCTAATGCGGCATACCGCCCCACGGGCCCAGGCGATCCTAGGAGCGGGGGCGATCGGGGCGCCAGTGAGGCCCGGGGCACGCCGCAGGCTGGTGGGGGCGAGCCGAACCGGG
Coding sequences:
- a CDS encoding glycoside hydrolase family 15 protein, coding for MTHFTQAIEDYALIGDLMTCALVGRDGSIDWLCLPRFDSAACFAALLGDKDNGHWRIAPTASADGDRCTRRAYLDDSLVLESHWETPDGAFKVIDFMPQRETAPEVMRIVEGVSGRVAVRSTLRLRFDYGHVVPWVRRSEGDRVAVAGPDSAWFRSVPSVRTWGVGHSTRSEFSVGPGERVAFALTWHPSHEPRPEPGDPYDALEQSLADWREWSGRCCYDGPYREAVLRSLITLKALTYAPTGGIVAAATTSLPEEIGGVRNWDYRFCWLRDSTLTLDALLATGYLDEARAWRAWLLRAVAGDPADLQIMYGIAGERRIPETELPWLRGYAASAPVRIGNAAVDQLQLDVYGEVLDSLHLARNNGLPAELHAWRIQLALLDFLERNWHRPDEGLWEVRGPRRHFTHSKVMAWVAADRAVRTLEGNPSLPGDVDRWRSMRDAVHREVCDNAYDRERGTFTQYYGSRELDAATLLIPRVGFLPPDDPRVIGTVDAVREELGSSGLVRRYSTEGVSVDGLPGDEGAFLACSFWLADALHLTGREKEARELFERLLDMRSDVGLLAEEYDPVARRQLGNFPQAFSHIGLINTALVLCGDALSV